TCCGCACCTTGGTGCCGCCGAACAGGCCGTCCATCTGCTGCAAGCGCTGATGCGGCAGCTCGAGAAAGCCGTCGATGAGGCCGAGCTCGTCCATCACCTGAAGCGTCGAGGGATGCACCGTGTCGCCGCGAAAATCGCGGAAGAAATCAGCATGCTTCTCCAGGACCACGACATCGATGCCGGCACGTCCCAGGAGATAGCCGAGCATCATGCCGGCGGGACCGCCGCCGACGACGCAGCAGCGGACCTTCATGGCGCGAGAAGGGGATTGTCGAGGCGTGCTTGCGTCCATCATGCGGGCTCCTGGCGCTGCGATCCACAATGGGATTGTAACGCCCGGCCGCGCGAAAGGCTCAATTTGATCGCAGGAAGCAGGTCAATTGTTGCTGCGGTTCGCCGTCCGGAAAGTCTTGATCTCCGACACGCTGCCGTCACGATAGGTCAATTCGACCGACATGAACTGCGTTGCTGGCGGCAGCTTCTCATAGAGCAGCATGCCGGCCGTGATCGCGGAGGGATCGCGGAGATCGCAAGCCGGCAGTTTCAGCACCTTATCCGGCACCGCCGTGTCGATGCCGATGCGCGCCTCGCGGATCGCGCAGCGATACGACACCAGATGGGAATAATAGACCAGCAGCCCGTTGAACTGGCGGAATGACAGCCAGCTTGTGGCGGTCATGTCGAGGATCTTGCGCTGATCGCGGATCAGGGCTGCTTCCGGATCGAACTTGATCGGGAACGGGCCCTGCATGTCGCCGGAGGCATCGACATAGCGGACCTCGATGGTGCCGGCCTGCGCGTCCGCCGGCAGCTCGATCGAGGGATTCGGCAACCGCTTGCGGGTGCGCGGATCGAGCGTGTCGATGAAGCCGGTCTCACGGAAATCGCCATTGCCGGCCATGCGCCAAGAAATTCCGATGGTGGGATCTGCGAAGGAGAAGGTCACGCTCCAGCCGCCATTGTGGCGCGAGAAGCTCGCGATCGGCGCATTGGTGCTTTCCTCCTTCGGCACCCGCGGGACCGACACCGGCGGCAGCGCGGCGAGCTTTTGCGGCGGCGGATCGGCCGGCCGCGCCGAGGCGGCCGCCGCATCCTTCGCGACACCGCTGAGGAAGACGTCGTCGACCATCTGGTCGAAATAAACCGGCACCTGCTTGTGCTTGACGGTGTCGGCCATCTCGCTGACCAGGCGGCGCGTGTGCTGTGCGACCTGCACGAGGTTCTCGCCGGGCTGGAGCAGCTCCTTGGCGAAGGTGCGCGTGAACACCGAATTCGGATTGGCATCGTCGTTCGAGAGACGATCGAGCGCGGTCTGGCGCGGGCCCGCCGAGAACACCGAGAACACGCCTTCGGGCAGCTGGGTCATCGGCGCGAGCCCGCCGCCGCCGGCGACTGCGCGCGTGCCTGATCGTTCGAACGGGTTGTTGCGGCAGGCGTCGAACACCAAAATCGAGGTGCGCGCCTTCTTGTTCTGGAGGCGCTCGACGACGCGGTCGGCAAGAATCGAGGCGTCGCGCACCAGCTCTTCCTGGCCTTCGGTCGCGGCCGGCACGTCGGTCGGCAGCAGATAGTTCTGGCCCGCGATCTCGAAGCCATGGCCGGCGTAGAAGAAGAACGCGGTGTCGCCGGGCTCGATCACGCGGTCGAAGGCGAGCAGCGTCTCCGTGAATTGCTGACGGTTCTGGTTTTCAGCGACCATCACCTGGAAACCGAGCTGCTTCAGCGTGTCGCCCATGGTGCGCGCGTCGTTGACGGCCTTCACCAGCTTCGGAACGTTCTTGTAGTCGTTGTTGCCGATAACGAGCGCGACGCGCTTCTCGGCATGCGCAACGCTTGCGATGCCGCTGAGGCTCGCCGCCACGCCAAGGGCTGCCACAACTCTGAGAAGCCGACGCGTCATTGTAACATTCCCCTTGCAGCATGGCTCCCGGTGGCTCCATGCGGGCCCCCGCGCCTTTGCTGTGATAGTCGGTCCAGCCGCAGCCACGGTTCAACTGGTCCGTCCCACGGTTCCATCATCTGGCCTATGGCAGATTCGGCTGGAATCTGCTTTTTCTAGGGCAATTGCGCGCAAGCGAGGGGCTGCCGTGTTCCGCTGGTGTACCGACGAAGTCGAACCTCATGACCGCTTCGACTATTGGCGCGAGGTCCGCGCGAAGGGGCTGTTCGGGGTCACCGCTGAGCTCGAGCGCGGACAGCGGACAGGGTTTTACGGGGAATTCTCGTTGAGTCAGCTCGGCCCCGGGGCGCTCGTCGAGCTGAAGGCCTCGCCCTATGGGGTCGAACGCAGCCCATCCGACATCGGCAACGCGCCGGGTGACAGCATCTGCGTCTACCAGCAGCTTGGCGGCGGCGGCTGGTTCGGCGGCATGCGCTCGAGCGAGTTCGCCATTGGCAATGGCAGTTTTGCCACCAGCCATACCGACCTGCCCTACCGCACCAGGCCGCTGGGCGAGGCCGGCTTTCATCTGCGGATCCTGAAGATTCCCGTCAGCGGCCTTGCGACGCAGGACAAGCGCATGCGCGAGCTTGCGCCCAAGACGTTCAACGATGCCATCCTGGCGCCCTTGCTCGATGCCTGTTTTGCCGATCTGGGCGAGGCGGCCGCGGTTGAGGGGTCGCCGGGCGCCGCCCCGCTGGTGCAGGCGCTGGGCCATCTAGCCCTGATCGAGCGCGGCATCGTCAGGCCGGGCAGCCGGCGCGGACAGGCCGCGCTGCGGGCCGCCCGACTGTCACTGGCGCGGCGTCTGATCGCGCGCCATTTGCAGGACCCGGATCTGGCGCCGGCGCAGGTGGCCGACCGGCTCGGCGTCTCCGTGCGTCATCTGCACATGCTGTTCGAGGTCGCCGAGCGCAGCTTCTCGCAGACCGTGACGGAGGAGCGGCTGAAGAGAAGCCGCCGCCTGATGCGCGAAGCGCCGGACCGGCTGATCGCCGACATCGCCACCGCCTGCGGTTTCGAGAGCCTTGCGACCTATTACCGGGTCTTCAACGCCGCCTATGGCATGGCGCCCGGCGATTTCCGCGCTCAGGCCGCAGGGGGGCGTTAACCACCGCCCATGGCCGCTGCAGCTGAAAACCCAGCCTCGCCCGTGATTTGGGCAAAAACCTAAGGGTTTTTAGGGCCTTCCCGCGCCTGCTCCATTGACTTTGGCCGATTCCGCCCTATGTTCCGTGGCGACGCGGCTCAGATCGAAAAGCGATTCCTGAGCCTGGCGCTTTGTTCGCGTGAGTCAGCACCCCCAGCTTCTTTGAGAGCGCGCCGTTTCGGGGTGGAACGCGACAGCCTTTTTACCCTCGATTCCGAACGGCGGTTTCGACCAGAGGCTCAATGTCCTTTTCCAATCTCGGACTGTCCGAAAAAGTCCTCGCCGCAGTCGCGGCCACCGGTTACACCACCCCCACCCCGATTCAGGAACAGGCGATCCCTCACGTCCTCGCACGCAAGGACGTACTCGGCATCGCCCAGACCGGCACCGGCAAGACCGCGGCCTTCGTGCTGCCGATGCTCACCATCCTCGAAAAGGGCCGCGCCCGGGCGCGTATGCCGCGCACGTTGATCCTGGAGCCGACCCGCGAGCTCGCGGCGCAGGTGAAGGAAAACTTCGACCGCTACGGCGCCGGCCAGAAACTCAACGTCGCCCTCCTGATCGGCGGCGTCTCGTTCGGCGATCAGGATGCCAAGCTGACGCGCGGCGTCGACGTGCTGATCGCCACCCCGGGCCGGCTGCTTGACCATACCGAGCGCGGCGGCCTGCTGCTCACCGGCGTCGAACTGCTCGTCATCGACGAAGCCGACCGCATGCTGGACATGGGCTTCATTCCCGACATCGAGCGCATCTGCAAGCTCGTCCCCTTCACGCGGCAGACCCTGTTCTTCACCGCGACCATGCCGCCGGAAATCCGGCGCATCACCGAGGCCTTCCTGCACAATCCGCAGAAGGTCGAGGTCTCCAAGCCCGCCACCACCGCCGTCACGGTCACGCAGTCACAGGTTCCGGCCGGCCGCGAGGCACATGAAAAACGCGAGTTGCTTCGCCGCCTGCTCCGCGAGGCCAAGGACCTCAAGAACGCGATCATCTTCTGCAATCGCAAGCGTGAGGTCGCGATCGTTCACAAGTCACTGCAGAAGCACGGCTTCAGTGTCGGCGCGCTTCACGGCGACATGGACCAGCCGGCCCGCATGGCCGCGCTAGAGCAGTTCCGCAAGGGCGAGCTGCCCCTCCTCGTCGCTTCCGACGTCGCCGCCCGCGGCCTCGACATTCCCGAGGTCAGCCACGTCTTCAATTTCGACGTCCCTCACCATCCCGACGACTATGTCCATCGTGTCGGCCGCACCGGTCGCGCAGGGCGCACCGGCACCGCGATCTCGATCGTCACGCCGCTCGACCAGAAGTCGATGGTCGCGATCGAAAAACTGATCGGCCAGAGCATTCCGCGCGCGGAAGGCGATTACGAGGTGCATGCTGGCAGCGGTGAGCAGAGCGATCGCCCGCGCGAGGAGCGCGGACGCGAGCGGTCTCGCGGCGGACGCGGCAAGCCGCAGCGCGAGCGCGGCCAGCGCGGACACGATCGTGAGCGCAACCACGAACCGCGTGGCGAAGCCAGACATTCGGCCGAAGCACGGCCCGCCGGCGAGCGGCCCGCGCGCGAGGCAAGGCCGCAGCGCGAAGCGCGGCCATCGTCCGAGGCGCGCCACGGCTCGCGCCAACAGGCCAGTACGTCCCACGTGCCATCGATCGGGCGGCCCGAGCCGCGTCGGCAGCGGGAAGCCGACACCGAGCCCGGCGATCATTCGCATCTCCCGGCATTTTTGTTGCGGCCGGTTCGTTCCCCCGCCGGCGCGTGAGGCCACGTTGCACGCCTGAGTTGAACGGTCGGACGTTTACCGACCGTTCATGATCGTCCGTTAGCCTACGAACATAATTTAAGCATTGCTGCGGTCGGTGGGCGCACCGAGCGCTTTGGGGTATGTTCCGTGGTCAAAGTGCTCGACGAACACGAACGCACGATGGCGTTCGCCGAGGTGGCGCTCGGTCAGATCCGATCGCTGAAGCAGACTGCAATTCCCCGCAATTACGAGATTTGGTACGTCTACGCGACCGGCTATAACGCGCCGCTCAACAAGATCATCAACGAGACGCTGGCCCGCAACGGCAAGCTGTCCGAAATCGATCTCGAGCAGATCTACGACACTTATCTCTCCCACATCAAAACGACCGACCGCATCGACAAGGTCGGTGCGCGCGTCATCGGCGAGATCGACGACGTGATGACGGTGCTGAGCGACGCGCTCGGCATGACCGGCTCGTATGACGCCAGCCTGTCGGGCGCGACGGCGCAGCTGTCCTCGGCCAAGAGCCGCGAGCAGATCAAGACGATTGTCGAAGCGCTGCTACGCTCGACCGGTGAAATGCGCGAGACCAACAAGGTGCTGGAAGACCGGCTGACGCTCTCCAAGAACGAGATCAGCAATCTCCAGCAGAGCCTGGAAGCGATCCGTGCCGAGAGCCT
This genomic interval from Bradyrhizobium guangzhouense contains the following:
- a CDS encoding DEAD/DEAH box helicase, which encodes MSFSNLGLSEKVLAAVAATGYTTPTPIQEQAIPHVLARKDVLGIAQTGTGKTAAFVLPMLTILEKGRARARMPRTLILEPTRELAAQVKENFDRYGAGQKLNVALLIGGVSFGDQDAKLTRGVDVLIATPGRLLDHTERGGLLLTGVELLVIDEADRMLDMGFIPDIERICKLVPFTRQTLFFTATMPPEIRRITEAFLHNPQKVEVSKPATTAVTVTQSQVPAGREAHEKRELLRRLLREAKDLKNAIIFCNRKREVAIVHKSLQKHGFSVGALHGDMDQPARMAALEQFRKGELPLLVASDVAARGLDIPEVSHVFNFDVPHHPDDYVHRVGRTGRAGRTGTAISIVTPLDQKSMVAIEKLIGQSIPRAEGDYEVHAGSGEQSDRPREERGRERSRGGRGKPQRERGQRGHDRERNHEPRGEARHSAEARPAGERPAREARPQREARPSSEARHGSRQQASTSHVPSIGRPEPRRQREADTEPGDHSHLPAFLLRPVRSPAGA
- a CDS encoding caspase family protein, yielding MTRRLLRVVAALGVAASLSGIASVAHAEKRVALVIGNNDYKNVPKLVKAVNDARTMGDTLKQLGFQVMVAENQNRQQFTETLLAFDRVIEPGDTAFFFYAGHGFEIAGQNYLLPTDVPAATEGQEELVRDASILADRVVERLQNKKARTSILVFDACRNNPFERSGTRAVAGGGGLAPMTQLPEGVFSVFSAGPRQTALDRLSNDDANPNSVFTRTFAKELLQPGENLVQVAQHTRRLVSEMADTVKHKQVPVYFDQMVDDVFLSGVAKDAAAASARPADPPPQKLAALPPVSVPRVPKEESTNAPIASFSRHNGGWSVTFSFADPTIGISWRMAGNGDFRETGFIDTLDPRTRKRLPNPSIELPADAQAGTIEVRYVDASGDMQGPFPIKFDPEAALIRDQRKILDMTATSWLSFRQFNGLLVYYSHLVSYRCAIREARIGIDTAVPDKVLKLPACDLRDPSAITAGMLLYEKLPPATQFMSVELTYRDGSVSEIKTFRTANRSNN
- a CDS encoding GGDEF domain-containing protein, whose protein sequence is MVKVLDEHERTMAFAEVALGQIRSLKQTAIPRNYEIWYVYATGYNAPLNKIINETLARNGKLSEIDLEQIYDTYLSHIKTTDRIDKVGARVIGEIDDVMTVLSDALGMTGSYDASLSGATAQLSSAKSREQIKTIVEALLRSTGEMRETNKVLEDRLTLSKNEISNLQQSLEAIRAESLTDPLTGLGNRKYFDRMIGMAVQSALASGEPLSLLLFDIDHFKSFNDSYGHLTGDQVLRLVGLSLKQTIKGQDITARYGGEEFAVVLPNTAMRQALTVADHIRRAVMAKELKKKSTGEILGRVTISVGVSMLKQGDDTDALIERADACLYAAKRNGRNRVICEVDPEFAVETHNRVA
- a CDS encoding helix-turn-helix transcriptional regulator translates to MFRWCTDEVEPHDRFDYWREVRAKGLFGVTAELERGQRTGFYGEFSLSQLGPGALVELKASPYGVERSPSDIGNAPGDSICVYQQLGGGGWFGGMRSSEFAIGNGSFATSHTDLPYRTRPLGEAGFHLRILKIPVSGLATQDKRMRELAPKTFNDAILAPLLDACFADLGEAAAVEGSPGAAPLVQALGHLALIERGIVRPGSRRGQAALRAARLSLARRLIARHLQDPDLAPAQVADRLGVSVRHLHMLFEVAERSFSQTVTEERLKRSRRLMREAPDRLIADIATACGFESLATYYRVFNAAYGMAPGDFRAQAAGGR